The nucleotide sequence TTCATAATTCGTGATTAACTGATAAACTTTAacaaaaaacttgatttatcattcttggtttattattttattttattttatttttttgtcagcATCTAGTTGATACTCTGTACCTTTAAGAAGTGATGTATGGATATGCCACTGGGTTGATAGAAGGTAGCGCAAGTTAGCAAGTGCAAAATTATGGCTCTTCTGTTGGCAGTCCTATTCTACAtggacacacacacaaacacacaaataCAACTTACCTTATAATACTTGCATTTCATATTTATACAGataaattgttttatttctGAAGCATTttgaatacataaattttgGCAAATCTACCATCTAATGGACTTCTCTTGAGGTGCATCTCACCTTCCCTAGCCCTGGTGACCTCCAATGGCCTACCCTTCTTCTACCCCAACTCAGACAGTTCAGGGGTATGTAGCTTTGCACTTCACAGGCCCTTTTTGATTCTTTCCCTGATTGGATGAGACCCCTTTGCTGATTCCACAACTTTGTTGAGTGCCTAATTGTTGTGCCTTTTATGCAGCTCCTCCAccactctctccctctcattctgGAGCAAGGAGAGGTTCTATACGGAGCTCTGGTGTGACCTCCAGTAACACTGATTTCCTTTAGCACTTTCTATTCATACCCTTTGATTATCTTTGGCACAAATGGACATTTCTATTTACCTTTGACCCTGATTAGTTATGGCGCAAAAATGACACAGCAGGCTGTATGATTCCATTGCATGGCACAAGTATATTTGAGTTTGTTTGCCATCTGCACTGTCCATCGCAAATATGGAAAAGTTGACACCAGTTATTCATCATTTTGATGTCCACATGGTATGTGGTGAGAATTGTCCACATGCTAATCTGATGTGCTCTGCTTTCTCTCCCCCCACCCCCGCCTGCGGCGGGGTTAGCCCAAGAAGGATGAGTACGTAGTGAAGACACCAGGCAGGGGCTCTGTCCAGTTGCCTGAGAATGCTGTGGGTTCCGCTGCTGTTGGTGGTGCTGGAGCGTTGGTTGTTGTGGGTGAGGGAATGCTGCCAGTGAAGTGTTGGGGAAGGCCATCAGGATCTGGTGAGATTAAACGACCTAGAAAAGGTTACAGGAAAACTTCTGGTTGGTCCAGGAAGGTACATTCTGTTGGTACTTTGGTTTAATAATTGATTTAATGGACAACTGCTATGGACTTGTGTTGAAGTTGGTTGTTTTATTGGCTTTGATTTTACTTTCAAGCCGTTGGTTATTGCAATTAGGTCTTAATTATTAGCCGTCCCCAATAAATTTATTGAACAAACCTTATAGAATTTCTTGAAAAGTTAGTTTTGTGCCATTAAGATAACTGTGAATTCCAAATGAGAATCTATGGGCCATTAAAATCCAGATTAGGGATGTAATGATTGAATtccagaaaaaaaaatctgtttAATTTGAGTAAGAGTAAATAAAGTGTGgttaagataagattatatAATGCTCCATAATTTTCAAATCTAAGAAGTGCTAAATGTTTTTGCTATCTTTGGTTGTTTGTGATGCCAAGGCGATCAAAGATTCTCAACAGTTGTAAAACTGATTGATGGAGCAACTGAAACATGTGTTCATCACAAACAATGAGGTTTCTTCTTGTCTGTATATACTTTCTAAAGTACCATTACTTCTTTTCTTGTAACTGTGCTACATAATGTAGAAAGGAATAGTCCTGCGAACAGACCCAGATACTatgcaaactaaaaaaatagaatgactttagttttatcttttaagtaatttatttttaagcctGTCAAATTATTTCCCAACTTAATTGTTTTTTAGCTTTGATCTTACTGTCATGCTATTTGTTACTTAAATTAGCACTCAATTATGGTCTTTAATTGTGCCATGGCCCGTGACCTACTAATACAAAGTATTTACAggagaaattttaattattgcatGTTCTAATTTGCAAAGATTTCTTGACAGGATATTAAATTGCTTCATGctgaccaatttttttttcttttgcttataGCTGTTTATGGGCATTTTTTTAATCGAAATAATGACATAGAACAAGTTTTACTTTTATGGATCtgtaatttttccttttggAGTAGTTTGCATTTAAgcccatattttcttttctctttttctgaGAGATGCAATGGCCATAAACAATTCATGTTGAAAAGGCAGAAAATGCAGAATGTTTAGCACATTTAATGTAGCCTCATGCACTTGTAAGAAACCTTATTAGTCATAGTGCAAATGGAACTTGCTATTTTCTCTTACTCTAATTGAGTAgactgatttttgttttttaatggCTTTTGGATGCTAAAGCGCATTGATTACTGGGGACCAAGCAGTTGTAACTTAACAGTCGGTGGCTTATGAAGATCTCAGTAACGAACTTGAACATTTTGTGAGTTAATTACACTCCGCTTTCTGTTGGTCCTGGAATGATTTGGATTCCAGTTATGCTTGTTATCTTACTTCCATTTACTATGGAATCCAGAAGCAGCCATTGTTATTATTTACCCTTGTTGtgctattttatatatatatatatatatattcaaacaatTTGCTTTACATggaataaaaggggaaataagGAACAtggaataaaaatatattagcGGCAATATTTGCAGAAGCATGTTATCTTGGTTTGCCAACACTTCTTCCTTGTTATGTGTGTGTTTACCTGTGTTTTCTGCCCTGTCCAGTTTTTTGGTCTGGACACTTACCCATTTTTTTGGTCTGGACACTTACAATCAGGTCTCTGCCTCTTTTACTAtcaatgaattttgatttttacatGTTTATCGGCTTTCTATAGGTAATGGTGGATCCCTATGCACAAAATCCGAGGTGAACCTTTGATGCATGCGTGGGCACTTCGGTCAGTGCTTCTTGTGTTGACTAATTTTTGTTGTCTATCTTATTCTTCTTTcatgcaagtaaaaaaaaaaacatgtcaTCTTGTTTTTGACTCTCGTTATTGGAACTGACATTCTGGGTGATAAAAGATCCCCCTTGTGGTAAAAACTGATAACTCTTCTAGCCTTTTTGGTTAATCTGTATTTCTCTGTTTTCTCAAACAATGAATCTCTTATCTATCTATTGTGATTTATTCTTCTTCCTGGATTTCTGGGCACATGGGAATGTACATGATGAGTTATTGGATTATGGGGAGTTCAACCTCATTGCTCTATGCCTGACTGCAAATTGACTACATGCTACATGTCTTATCTACattactttatacttgttatCTTACTTGCATTTATAACAGAATCCAAATGCGgccattttattagtttattctttttgttctcttatattttgttttcaagtgAAATGTCTTACATGGAACAAAATGGTAAATAACGAACAtggaatatagaaatatattgAAGTTGCCAATACTGCATGCGCCAGAGTTTTTGTGGTTTCCAGGGAAATAAATTGTTCTTAAAATGTGTCTTCTAAAATAATGATAGGGTTCTCTCTTTCGTCATTATTTCTATACTATTTGCTTCTTCAAGGTCAAACAAGtaagattctctctctctctctctctctctctgtgtgccAGTCTTTTCCAAAACAGTGTTTGGGTTTTTGTCTCCATCTTTGGATCTGCTTTAAGATTTGATTTGCATCTAGTTTCAAGGGGCTTTTCGTTTATTTCTTTACCTTGTATAAATTCTTTGGTTGTTGGTCGATGCCTTGATTCTTTGTTTTAATATCTACTGCTCAGTATTTACTTTGCTTTGGATACTCGCTAGAGAGCTAGGCATAAAGCTGGCATCAAAGCGGATGGCAGCTTTGAAGAAGTCCAAGCTAAAGATGGACTCGTGTCAACTGGTCTAGGAAGCAAATTGGTGCCAAGAATGTAGTTCTCCAACACTTCTGGTTATTATCATGGAGAACTGCCAGTTCCTTCACTATTGTTCTGGTGGATACAATGAGATTGCATTCGCACCGATGATGAATCTGCCACTTCCTCCCATGTCCAGCATGTCTTCTTCTCCTGCTGTTCAGGCACGGATGGGCAACAAATATAATCCTGCAGAGGGCTGCAAGCCTTCAAGTTGGGTGACAAAGTCATCTTTCCTGTGGAGAGTAGGAGCTTGGCAATCCTTTAGCATCATCACAGGATGGGTGAACATGGTATGAATAGAACACAAGTTTGTGTAGATTCATTTTTTAAGCAAGTTCTTCCTATCCCGAATCCATCTTAACCTTTCCCTAAATCTGTGTTGCTTTGAGATTTGAGTGAGCATGCATGCAGAATCAGTTGGATTGATCACTTGAGTCTCTTTATCATGCATTGCATGTCTTCCTCAATGGGTAAACCACTTGATCCTCATCTGTTCTTTGTCTGCACTGCCTGCTAGGTTCATGCAATATGGTTTGTACAGTATTCTTATTGTTCCGTTGTTGGATAGTCTGTGTTATTCATTTACTTGAGCAGGTTGTGGTTAAGTTTTACATTGTatgttttccttctcttttgttCACTTCATATGATACTGACTGTATTCATACATTCAGAGGACAGGGAGGACCGCAAAGCCATATGATGTCCTTTTGAAACTCAACTTTGGTGAAGGTTGCAGTTGTGTGTGTACACAAATCAAGTTCACCATTGATTTTCAGGTGAAACgatttttcatattctttttttttggcatcATAGAAATGGGGATCgtttatggtttttattttttttttgtcttgtccATCATTTCAGAGAAATGTTTCGACCCATGTGGGCCTTTGTATTTCAGGTAAAATTACTAAATCAACTCAGAaacataaattacataaaacttTGAGGGCTGTAAGAACTGAACTGATATTGGCTCTATCTAGATGTATGTGTGCGACTGCTACATTAAGTTGATGTTTTATTCAATAGGTCTGGGGTCATGGGCTCCTTTCAGAGAATTAACTTAATTCACTGGTctcccattaaaaaaaaaaaaaaatctacatgAACTGAAAGCTCCACATGTCTTCCTCACTTTAGCTCTTGATTgcattccatttctttcttgtGTAGTCCATCTTCCTCTTGCGTAGGCTTGTCACTATTTATGGTTTTTGTCTCCTTTAGATATATCGAAAATCCTAATTTCACTTTCTTGGCAGGGATTTGTTTACTCATTCACCTTTTTGGCCTTTCTGTAACTTGCTCTAAATATAGAGCTACTTCAATTTTATCATTGGAGTAACTCTTAAATATAGTCTTTAGTTGTGCTATGGCCCTTGACCTTCTAATACAAAGCACTTGTAGGATAAAGTGCAATTATTGTATGTTCTAATTTGTATTTATGTTCGACTGTACTGCCACGTTTTCCATTCCAGTTGTACTCTTTATCGTAGTTGCATTTACAGCGTAATCCAGAAGGTGgttgtgtaattatttaattctctgtaattttatatttcattttcagATATGTTTTACGGGGAACAAAATGAGAGAAGGAACGcggaatatagaaatatatgaAAGTTGCCAATATTGCATGCACCACAACTTTTCCTTGTAATGCATACTATGAAATGATAGGCTTATTTTTTCTGCTTTTTTGCTAAACCGTAGGCTTATTTCTTGGTGAAGTAATCCTTCCCCACCCCCAccgcccaaaaaaaaaaaaaaaaattttttttttgagggttTTGGATCTTTGCAGCAGGCTTTGATTTCCACCTATTTTTAAGGGGACTTTGGTTCTGTACCTAAAAATTTGTTTATTGATTGACGTCTTGATTAACCCGCTTGGATCTCGGTCAATCTGTATTTAACTGTATGGATACTTGCAGGGAGATAGGCATGGCGCTGTGCATTGGCACTAATGGTGGTTTGAAGAAGTCCAGCGGAGTCCCTTCCAACTATGGGCAGCAAATCCAAGCCATGCACATAAGTGCTCAGCGCAGCTGGCTCCATTTAGGGGAGGAGAAACAGTTGCTTCCCTACACTATGTTCCTGGTTCACGTAAAGCTCATCAGGTGAAATCTCAAGAGTTGGTATCTATCTAACTTTTGGGTGGGGCCATGAATGGGAAATTTGTATCCATACTTTAGCGGGTaggaaaatatgaaatttgtataaaatttatctgTAGGTGACTTGACTGAATTTGGTTTAGATTATCACTCCTGTTGTatagaatttctctctttcaaATTGTTCAAAACTGCCGTTTCCCTTTGCTCTTGTTCAGTAAGTAGAATACGTTTGGTGCCGTTTGAGGTTATGATTGTCCTTGTGTCGGGTAGTTGGGAGGGAGTGTGGTTTGGTCTATTGGTTGCTTTGGGCTGTGGATTATTGGCCTTGCTTTGTGTGCGATTGTTTTGTAATTGAAGTAGTGGtgtgcaaaaaaaataaaaaaataaaaaggtgtTGTAagtttctttgtttctttccattCTTGTTCTAATTGTTTTGGGACATGTTTAATTGTATTGTCCATTTGCTTGTTCTTCAGCAGATAAGTTACTTCACTGTGTTTAgttattaacaaaaaatataataaaaaatagtttaataatttttaaaagtttttttattgttttcactatgtaataacattaattatatatatataattaaatctcCAGCACCTTAgatggagggagaatttgaaatgatattaaaaaagtaagatacttaaaataattttttttatcagtaCTTAacagtatttttctttttttttagataacttgTGTCAAAATTTACGCTCCACTTTTTTGGGAGAGTTGGACCTCGTCCTAACTCACCTTTTACCCTTGTGTCAAAAGTTAGATGGAGGTattatagtaatttttttttggttaacgcACCTTTATGAGCGTCTTTTGCTATTCGGTCTTACAATATCAGCAGGAGATGTAAATTAGAGAATTCAGCGGCCAGTTCGATTCCTAGTCTTGTTGCAAACGTGAGGGTTGCAAGCGGTTTTTAACTTTCAGGATCGTTTTGATTGCTGAGTTTCTTCCCTTGCTAGGGTTCGTACACAAAACCTGGGGCCCAAAAAGCATCATCCTAGGTTCTTCCTTTACCAGCAGAATTATGCTTGGGGTCGGTATTACagtaattttgataatataagAGGTGGTGTCAAGACTACTTATTAGTGTTGGCTTGAAAAGGTCtgaatgagttttttttaattagtatgGGTAGCAAATCCAAGCCATGCAAAAATGTCTTCTGCACAACTGGTTGTGAAAACAGATATTTCCTTATATTGATCTATTTTTGATGGATatataaaagttaatttttataaatcgTGAAATCTTTTGAATGAGAAATTTGTATCTATAAAGTTCATGCGGgtgggaaaaaattaattatgttattaaaaaaataaaaatttattttaaaattaaatataaattgaaagtttagctttttttaattgttttctctgaattaaatacaaatttttagacatattttagcataaatatatgtgatttctttttttttgagttGGTTTTATAATATTAGTCTAATTTATTCCAATTATTCattatataattgataaaaCTTTTATCAGATGTTTTGAGTTAATAATAAACGCATTTTAACAAAACTCATAAATAAACAATTCAAACTCTTTTATATAATGAATAATTTATTCCAATTATTCATTATATAATTCCAAGTTTATAATGTGTTGTATTTAGTTAACCTAAGTTCATAAAATAAAGAACTCTCGTACAAtgataaaatttgatataatatttgAAAGGTGAGGTACTTACtgtaatttggaaaaaaaaatatgagtccCGGTCAGAATAGGCCAAAATTAAGGGAGTTAGCgtaattaagtaaaaattttgCTTTTCCCTATATATTCCGGTATCGGGAGTCCAGTTCGAGCAaacaaaggagagagagagagagagagagattagggttccaaaatcttctctccCCTTCGAGCCCGAGGAATCTGCATCCGCGACGAAGACGACGGTGTTGTAAACTTCTTTCATTCTCTGATTCCCTTCTTGTTCTAAGAATTTCGGGGTCACAGCAGTTCGTTCACTGTCCCTGAGCGTCCAGAATCTGCTTCAATCGGCTGAAGAAGAAGGtgttataaatttatctctaattgtgttttgatttcgtttaattttcttctcctcttgcTTTTCAGTGAAATTAGGGTTTCAGAATGCTTAAAAAACAAGATCGACCGCAATTCCTTCGAATTTAGGGTTTCAGGGAATTTACGGTGTCTAGACTAAAATATCGTTCTTTCTAGGTTAAAACCAAACAAAGAAGGAGAGGAGAGTTTTGGGTTCGGGGTCACAGCGTTTCCTTCGCATTggctgaagaagaaaaaagacgAAGAAGGAGAATAAGGTGGTGTaaatttctttcctttattgtttcccccttttttttttttttgacttgtTTTAATTGTATTCTCCTCTTGCTGGTTCTTCAGCAAGTGAAGGAGAGAGAGTTTAGGGTTTCAGAATGATCGAAAGTCTCAAATGGGCGCTTGATGCCATGGATCCGGAGCCCGTACAGAAGTACTTTGAGCGCCACGTGCACCGTGGCCGGAACAGTTCAAGAAAGCTTGTGGAATCAACTGAGAACTATTGCCCGGtatcttgttttctttctttcttttttttttaagttattgcCCGGTATCTTGGTTATCCATATATTTGTTCTGAATTTTGCTTAGGTCTCCTTTGGCTTCATGATTTTCCATTGTTTCTGCTCGGTTTATTATGATAGGCTTAACTTCGATGTCGATTCCACTTTCTCTTGAAATTCCTCCTCTTGTTGAATGGGCATTTACtgaaacaattttattttgatgcttAATCACTTGACTTGTTGGCCTCTTATCTTGCccctaaaatttattttcgtGTAGATGGCTTTGGCGTGGAGAAGGCAGAAGGAATGGCTCACTCCTTAATGCGTTGACGGGGAAGCCAGGAGTGGTAAgaatagatatttaaaataacgTTGTTTAGTTTTGTCACCGTCTCTCGCTACTGGTTTTGTTAATGAAATTGGTGATCTTACGTGAGatgctcatttttttattttgtaggaTATTGTACAAGTAGTTAAGTCCTTGGCTCAGAGTGGGCGAGCCGTGTGTGTTCTCTCTGCATCTGATCCAATGAGCCTGGGCATCAGCACGAATGAGGCTTGAAGAAGTCCAAGCTGGAAACAGAGGAGTCCTTTCCAGCTGGTATAGGCAGCAAATCCAAGCGGTGCACAAATTTTTTCAGCAGTGCTGGCTAGTTTCGGAAAACCACCACCTCCTTCACTATGTTCCTGTTGGTTATAAAGTTAATTCTTATTGACAGTGAGATTTCATAGTTGGTGTCTGTCTTAACTCTTCTTTGGCCATGAATGGGAAATTTGTATCTATAGTTTATGCGGGTAGGA is from Diospyros lotus cultivar Yz01 chromosome 2, ASM1463336v1, whole genome shotgun sequence and encodes:
- the LOC127794304 gene encoding uncharacterized protein LOC127794304, whose product is MENCQFLHYCSGGYNEIAFAPMMNLPLPPMSSMSSSPAVQARMGNKYNPAEGCKPSSWVTKSSFLWRVGAWQSFSIITGWVNMRTGRTAKPYDVLLKLNFGEGCSCVCTQIKFTIDFQRNVSTHVGLCISGR